The proteins below come from a single Benincasa hispida cultivar B227 chromosome 4, ASM972705v1, whole genome shotgun sequence genomic window:
- the LOC120075349 gene encoding chlorophyllide a oxygenase, chloroplastic isoform X2, with protein MTVVATAAALSLPISYSKSPKLNFKKSVKGGFRVFAVFGEEGAIERKSGWETLFDVEDPRTKVPQCKGKFLDVNQALEVARYDIQYCDWRARQDVLAIMLLHEKVVEVLNPLARDYKSIGTMKKELAGLQDELAEAHRQVHISEARVATALDKLAYMEELVHDRLLQDRNTAELDSPSTSTDTSTHSHASVNRRSPKKSLNVSGPVEPYHPRLKNFWYPVAFSSDLKNDIMIPFDCFEEPWVLFRGKDGNPGCIRNTCAHRACPLHLGSVNDGRVQCPYHGWEYTTDGKCEKMPSTRLLNVKIKSLPCFEKEGMIWVWPGNDPPAANLPSLNPPPGFQIHAELVIDIPVEHGLLLDNLLDLAHAPFTHTSTFAKGWSVPSLVKFLTPASGLQGYWDPYPIDMEFRPPCMVLSTIGISKPGKLEGQSTRECSTHLHQLHVCLPSTRQKTRLLYRMSLDFAPVLKQIPFMHYLWRHFAEQVLNEDLRLVIGQQERMINGANIWNMPVSYDKLGVRYRLWRNAVEEGAKQLPFSEST; from the exons ATGACCGTCGTAGCAACGGCCGCCGCTCTCTCCTTGCCGATCTCTTACTCTAAATCTCCCAAGCTCAATTTTAAGAAG AGTGTGAAAGGAGGATTTAGAGTGTTTGCTGTGTTTGGAGAGGAAGGAGCTATAGAGAGGAAGAGTGGTTGGGAAACGCTATTTGATGTGGAAGATCCGAGGACTAAAGTTCCTCAATGTAAAGGGAAGTTCTTAGATGTTAATCAAGCTCTTGAAGTGGCTAGATATGACATTCAATATTGTGATTGGCGAGCTCGGCAAGACGTTCTTGCAATCATGCTTCTTCATGAAAAG GTTGTGGAAGTCCTAAATCCTCTGGCCCGTGACTATAAATCCATCGGAACAATGAAGAAGGAGCTTGCCGGATTACAGGACGAATTAGCAGAAGCTCATAGACAG GTTCATATATCTGAAGCACGGGTTGCCACTGCTTTAGATAAACTAGCTTACATGGAAGAATTGGTGCATGATAGGCTGTTACAAGATAGAAACACAGCGGAATTGGATAGCCCATCTACCTCGACTGATACTTCTACACATTCCCATGCTTCTGTAAATAGAAGATCGCCGAAGAAAAGTTTGAACGTATCAGGTCCCGTCGAACCGTATCATCCCCGCTTGAAGAACTTCTGGTATCCTGTTGCTTTCTCCAGTGATTTGAAAAATGACATAATG ATCCCATTTGATTGTTTTGAAGAACCATGGGTTCTTTTCCGAGGAAAGGATGGCAATCCTGGATGCATAAGAAACACATGTGCTCATAGGGCGTGCCCTCTTCACCTCGGTTCTGTCAACGACGGTCGAGTCCAATGTCCTTACCATG GTTGGGAATACACAACAGATGGCAAGTGTGAGAAAATGCCATCAACGCGACTGCTAAATGTGAAAATAAAATCTCTGCCATGTTTTGAGAAAGAAGGAATGATCTGGGTTTGGCCAGGTAATGATCCTCCAGCAGCTAATCTTCCTTCTCTAAACCCTCCTCCTGGTTTTCAAATCCATGCTGAG CTTGTCATTGACATTCCAGTGGAGCATGGATTACTGCTAGATAACCTTTTGGATCTTGCTCATGCACCTTTTACTCATACTTCCACTTTTGCAAAAGGATGGAGCGTACCCAG CTTGGTGAAATTTTTAACCCCTGCATCTGGGCTCCAAGGATACTGGGACCCTTACCCAATCGACATGGAGTTTCGACCACCTTGTATGGTGTTATCAACTATAGGGATTTCCAAGCCAGGAAAACTAGAAGGCCAAAGTACCAGAGAATGCTCAACACATCTTCATCAACTTCATGTGTGCTTACCTTCAACAAGACAGAAGACAAGACTACTGTATAGAATGTCACTGGATTTTGCTCCTGTGTTGAAGCAGATTCCCTTCATGCACTATCTCTGGAGACATTTTGCAGAACAG GTACTGAATGAGGACTTAAGGCTTGTCATTGGTCAGCAAGAAAGAATGATTAATGGAGCAAATATTTGGAACATGCCAGTTTCTTATGATAAGTTAGGTGTAAGATATAGGCTATGGAGAAATGCTGTAGAGGAAGGAGCAAAACAACTACCCTTCAGCGAATCAACTTGA
- the LOC120075349 gene encoding chlorophyllide a oxygenase, chloroplastic isoform X1 has product MTVVATAAALSLPISYSKSPKLNFKKVLNFQSVKGGFRVFAVFGEEGAIERKSGWETLFDVEDPRTKVPQCKGKFLDVNQALEVARYDIQYCDWRARQDVLAIMLLHEKVVEVLNPLARDYKSIGTMKKELAGLQDELAEAHRQVHISEARVATALDKLAYMEELVHDRLLQDRNTAELDSPSTSTDTSTHSHASVNRRSPKKSLNVSGPVEPYHPRLKNFWYPVAFSSDLKNDIMIPFDCFEEPWVLFRGKDGNPGCIRNTCAHRACPLHLGSVNDGRVQCPYHGWEYTTDGKCEKMPSTRLLNVKIKSLPCFEKEGMIWVWPGNDPPAANLPSLNPPPGFQIHAELVIDIPVEHGLLLDNLLDLAHAPFTHTSTFAKGWSVPSLVKFLTPASGLQGYWDPYPIDMEFRPPCMVLSTIGISKPGKLEGQSTRECSTHLHQLHVCLPSTRQKTRLLYRMSLDFAPVLKQIPFMHYLWRHFAEQVLNEDLRLVIGQQERMINGANIWNMPVSYDKLGVRYRLWRNAVEEGAKQLPFSEST; this is encoded by the exons ATGACCGTCGTAGCAACGGCCGCCGCTCTCTCCTTGCCGATCTCTTACTCTAAATCTCCCAAGCTCAATTTTAAGAAG GTGTTGAATTTTCAGAGTGTGAAAGGAGGATTTAGAGTGTTTGCTGTGTTTGGAGAGGAAGGAGCTATAGAGAGGAAGAGTGGTTGGGAAACGCTATTTGATGTGGAAGATCCGAGGACTAAAGTTCCTCAATGTAAAGGGAAGTTCTTAGATGTTAATCAAGCTCTTGAAGTGGCTAGATATGACATTCAATATTGTGATTGGCGAGCTCGGCAAGACGTTCTTGCAATCATGCTTCTTCATGAAAAG GTTGTGGAAGTCCTAAATCCTCTGGCCCGTGACTATAAATCCATCGGAACAATGAAGAAGGAGCTTGCCGGATTACAGGACGAATTAGCAGAAGCTCATAGACAG GTTCATATATCTGAAGCACGGGTTGCCACTGCTTTAGATAAACTAGCTTACATGGAAGAATTGGTGCATGATAGGCTGTTACAAGATAGAAACACAGCGGAATTGGATAGCCCATCTACCTCGACTGATACTTCTACACATTCCCATGCTTCTGTAAATAGAAGATCGCCGAAGAAAAGTTTGAACGTATCAGGTCCCGTCGAACCGTATCATCCCCGCTTGAAGAACTTCTGGTATCCTGTTGCTTTCTCCAGTGATTTGAAAAATGACATAATG ATCCCATTTGATTGTTTTGAAGAACCATGGGTTCTTTTCCGAGGAAAGGATGGCAATCCTGGATGCATAAGAAACACATGTGCTCATAGGGCGTGCCCTCTTCACCTCGGTTCTGTCAACGACGGTCGAGTCCAATGTCCTTACCATG GTTGGGAATACACAACAGATGGCAAGTGTGAGAAAATGCCATCAACGCGACTGCTAAATGTGAAAATAAAATCTCTGCCATGTTTTGAGAAAGAAGGAATGATCTGGGTTTGGCCAGGTAATGATCCTCCAGCAGCTAATCTTCCTTCTCTAAACCCTCCTCCTGGTTTTCAAATCCATGCTGAG CTTGTCATTGACATTCCAGTGGAGCATGGATTACTGCTAGATAACCTTTTGGATCTTGCTCATGCACCTTTTACTCATACTTCCACTTTTGCAAAAGGATGGAGCGTACCCAG CTTGGTGAAATTTTTAACCCCTGCATCTGGGCTCCAAGGATACTGGGACCCTTACCCAATCGACATGGAGTTTCGACCACCTTGTATGGTGTTATCAACTATAGGGATTTCCAAGCCAGGAAAACTAGAAGGCCAAAGTACCAGAGAATGCTCAACACATCTTCATCAACTTCATGTGTGCTTACCTTCAACAAGACAGAAGACAAGACTACTGTATAGAATGTCACTGGATTTTGCTCCTGTGTTGAAGCAGATTCCCTTCATGCACTATCTCTGGAGACATTTTGCAGAACAG GTACTGAATGAGGACTTAAGGCTTGTCATTGGTCAGCAAGAAAGAATGATTAATGGAGCAAATATTTGGAACATGCCAGTTTCTTATGATAAGTTAGGTGTAAGATATAGGCTATGGAGAAATGCTGTAGAGGAAGGAGCAAAACAACTACCCTTCAGCGAATCAACTTGA
- the LOC120075350 gene encoding TLC domain-containing protein 2 has translation MAGRTVLKEKRRAGSFFSATLVLWSVSLCFEILFDRRFELLYVVFGALFYQSANSAIRFLVSKDPLLVNTSVSLLHSTITSASVLFVLVNRWLSYGSEGIFEHSQLFGGTWPWAYAALCFSCGYFAYDQWDMLQYGLYSGWIPAILVHHLVLLICFTLALYRNVTINYLILTLICEMHSIFLHVRRLRRMAGVRDAKSVIVKVEWILNWLTFVFARFVPHILITAKLIMDASKFDKGIELPLALSGMAGMNLLNALLGMDLLSAVRKESYYQKTDHSHHE, from the exons ATGGCGGGGAGGACAGTGTTGAAGGAGAAGAGAAGGGCAGGAAGCTTCTTCTCCGCGACATTAGTGCTTTGGTCAGTCTCTCTTTGTTTCGAAATTCTGTTCGACCGGCGCTTCGAGCTGCTCTACGTCGTATTCGGAGCTCTGTTCTACCAATCCGCCAATTCGGCCATTCGATTTCTTGTTTCCAAGGATCCTCTCCTAGTCAACACCTCCGTCTCTCTCCTTCACTCCACTATCACCTCTGCTTCAG TGCTATTTGTTTTGGTGAATCGATGGCTGAGTTATGGTTCAGAGGGGATTTTTGAGCATTCACAATTGTTTGGAGGAACATGGCCGTGGGCCTATGCAGCTTTGTGCTTCTCATGTGGATATTTTGCGTATGATCAGTGGGATATGCTGCAATACGGACTATACAGTGGCTGGATCCCTGCGATCTTGGTTCATCATCTGGTTCTTCTCATTTGCTTTACGCTTGCTTTGTATAGGAATGTCACCATCAATTATCTCATCCTCACTCTCATTTGCGAG ATGCATTCTATCTTTCTCCACGTAAGGCGATTGCGAAGGATGGCTGGTGTTCGTGACGCCAAGAGCGTTATCGTGAAAGTTGAATGGATTCTCAACTGGCTAACGTTCGTTTTCGCAAGGTTTGTTCCACACATTCTCATTACTGCCAAGCTCATCATGGATGCTTCCAAGTTCGATAAAGGCATCGAGCTGCCGCTTGCACTGTCTGGGATGGCCGGCATGAACCTGCTGAATGCTTTGCTCGGAATGGATCTCTTAAGCGCTGTAAGGAAAGAAAGTTATTACCAGAAAACTGATCACTCTCATCATGAATGA
- the LOC120075351 gene encoding uncharacterized protein LOC120075351 encodes MFFFFVGGLQQQVRQIIKSSAGRCINCNSPADLVDYEKVLKLFFVPVWRWPGKEPLMHCNNCKLFFPQSFSPPPISDQSLPSAALLRALHCRSCNRVVEPDFSFCPYCGSSL; translated from the coding sequence atgttcttcttcttcgtcgGAGGTTTACAGCAACAAGTTCGCCAGATCATCAAATCCAGCGCCGGCCGCTGCATAAATTGCAACTCGCCGGCCGATCTCGTCGACTACGAGAAAGTTCTGAAGCTCTTCTTTGTTCCGGTGTGGCGGTGGCCGGGAAAAGAGCCATTGATGCACTGCAACAACTGTAAGCTCTTTTTCCCTCAGTCCTTCTCTCCGCCGCCAATTTCCGATCAATCGCTGCCATCTGCGGCTCTTTTACGGGCCCTTCATTGCCGTTCTTGCAACAGAGTAGTGGAGCCCGACTTCAGCTTCTGCCCTTACTGTGGCTCTTCTCTGTAA